In Macadamia integrifolia cultivar HAES 741 chromosome 1, SCU_Mint_v3, whole genome shotgun sequence, a single window of DNA contains:
- the LOC122083018 gene encoding nuclear pore complex protein NUP96 produces the protein MASTSSAPSPGIFDKVCVVRNNVSLETYGGSDFDTGTLSSYLPSQCKKRRISIDMYNPSCWAFRDIKACLPVLHSSDYFMEPSLLDLAAQELNVPGHCCHVQNFTVGRFGYGCVKFLGETDIRWLELDKVIKFDRHRVVVYEDETDKPAIGEGLNKAAEVTLVLQIKPLADERFKLDKIVEKLKIITEKQGARFVSFNPLNGEWKFLVCHFSRFGLSEDDEDDIIMDEAAAAHHLEEQNGGELFEVDEVPQIGPDVAVLSHSLPAHLGLDPIKMQEMRMVMFPAEEEETEDFDGTFSLEKQSFSREFGRPALQYSSRKMSHRVSPPIVRKTPQALLEYNMKGSDQPGNILMTRQNLSIVPRTTKVKGFQLDLKDETPVTGHHSKYAVDAGLFMGRSFRVGWGPNGVLVHCGNPVSSTGPGVLSSIVHVEKIAINKVVRDENNKVKEELNDCCFASPLSLHKSISHETMEVEVEGSFRLKLQKVVSDRLVLPEICRSYIDIIEKQLDVPCLSASARGVLMHQVMVWELIKVLFSAREISGHSISVDVDDEEDMMGDKKDGSPDIDPEALPFVRRAQFSYWLQESVCHQVQEEISCLNESCDLEHIFLLLTGRQLDVAVELSASRGDVRLACLLSQAGGSTVNRSDMARQLDLWRINGLDFNFIEKDRLRLYELLAGNIQGALQNSKIDWKRYLGLLMWYQLPPDTSLSAIIHTYQQLLDAGKAPYPIPVYIDEGLVEEAVDLSDGDRFDLAYYLMLLHANEESEFGVLKTMFSAFSSTFDPLDYHMLWHQRSVLEAVGAFCSNDLHVLDMSFVSQLLCLGQCHWAIYVVLHMPYRDDFPNLQATVIREILFQYCESWSSQERHHQFIKDLGVPSAWLHEAMAVYFHYEGDLLKALEHFVECSNWQKAHSIFVTSVAHSLFLSAKHLEIWRLAVSMEEHKSEIANWDLGAGIYISFYVLKDSIRDGAMYDPDSLEKNKASCREFFDRVNASLAVWGSRLPVDARATYSVMAEELCTILISDGGEAATYEDQLSCFETMFKAPLPEDLHECHLQDAVSAFTCYLTEIAS, from the exons ggaTTTTTGATAAGGTTTGTGTTGTTAGAAACAACGTTTCATTAGAAACTTATGGTGGCAGCGACTTTGATACTGGAACTTTGAGCTCGTACCTTCCATCTCAATGCAAGAAAAGAAGGATTTCTATTGACATGTATAATCCTTCATGTTGGGCTTTCAGAGACATCAAAGCTTGCTTGCCCGTTTTGCATTCATCTGATTATTTTATGGAACCTTCCCTATTGGACTTGGCTGCTCAGGAGCTCAATGTTCCTGGCCACTGCTGTCATGTTCAGAATTTCACGGTTGGAAGGTTTGGATATGGTTGTGTTAAGTTTCTTGGTGAAACTGATATCAGATGGTTGGAATTAGATAAAGTTATTAAGTTCGATAGGCATAGGGTAGTGGTATATGAGGATGAAACTGACAAGCCTGCTATCGGTGAGGGTCTTAATAAAGCTGCTGAAGTAACTTTGGTGCTTCAAATAAAACCATTGGCTGATGAGAGGTTTAAATTGGATAAAATTGTTGAGAAACTTAAGATCATCACAGAAAAACAGGGAGCGCGCTTCGTTTCCTTTAACCCATTGAATGGTGAATGGAAATTTTTGGTTTGCCATTTTAGCAGATTTGGATTaagtgaagatgatgaagatgatatcATCATGGACGAAGCAGCTGCAGCTCATCATCTTGAGGAGCAGAATGGTGGTGAGCTGTTTGAAGTTGATGAAGTGCCTCAAATTGGTCCTGATGTAGCTGTTCTATCCCATTCTCTGCCTGCTCATCTTGGGCTGGATCCCATCAAGATGCAAGAAATGAGAATGGTGATGTTTCCAGCTGAGGAGGAGGAAACTGAAGATTTTGATGGAACATTTTCACTTGAGAAACAGAGTTTTAGTAGAGAGTTTGGCAGACCTGCTTTACAGTATTCCTCCAGGAAGATGAGTCATAGAGTTAGTCCTCCCATTGTGCGGAAAACCCCTCAAGCCTTACTTGAGTACAATATGAAAGGTTCAGACCAACCGGGAAACATTCTGATGACTCGTCAAAACCTGAGCATTGTACCAAGGACAACAAAAGTAAAAGGCTTCCAATTGGATCTTAAAGATGAAACTCCAGTAACTGGACACCATTCTAAGTATGCAGTTGATGCAGGATTGTTCATGGGAAGGTCTTTTCGGGTTGGTTGGGGTCCAAATGGTGTTCTTGTCCACTGTGGCAATCCTGTTAGTAGCACGGGTCCTGGTGTATTATCTTCTATTGTCCATGTAGAAAAGATTGCAATTAACAAGGTGGTCAGAGATGAAAATAATAAAGTGAAAGAGGAGCTTAATGATTGCTGTTTTGCCTCACCACTGAGCCTCCACAAGTCAATAAGTCATGAAACAatggaagttgaagttgaagggTCATTCAGACTAAAGCTTCAAAAGGTTGTATCTGATCGCCTAGTGCTTCCAGAGATCTGCCGGAGTTATATAGATATTATTGAGAAGCAGCTGGATGTTCCTTGCTTATCTGCTTCTGCCCGTGGGGTTCTGATGCACCAAGTTATGGTCTGGGAATTGATAAAGGTTCTATTTTCTGCCAGGGAGATCAGTGGACATTCAATATCCGTAGATgttgatgatgaggaggatatGATGGGTGATAAGAAAGATGGTTCTCCAGACATTGATCCAGAAGCACTCCCTTTTGTTCGGAGGGCACAATTCAGTTATTGGTTGCAAGAAAGTGTTTGCCACCAAGTACAAGAAGAAATAAGCTGTTTAAATGAGTCCTGTGATTTAGAGCACATCTTCCTACTTCTGACTGGGCGGCAGCTTGATGTTGCAGTTGAATTGTCTGCTTCCAGGGGAGATGTAAGACTGGCTTGTTTGCTGAGTCAGGCTGGTGGGTCAACTGTGAATCGATCTGATATGGCTCGGCAGCTTGACCTTTGGAGAATCAATGGGCTGGACTTTAACTTTATTGAGAAGGATAGGTTGAGGTTGTATGAGTTACTTGCTGGTAATATTCAAGGTGCTTtgcaaaattcaaaaattgattggAAAAGATATCTAGGGTTGTTGATGTGGTATCAGTTACCACCTGATACTTCTTTATCTGCCATCATTCACACATATCAGCAGCTCCTTGATGCTGGAAAGGCTCCATATCCAATCCCAGTTTACATTGATGAGGGACTGGTTGAGGAGGCTGTGGACCTGAGTGATGGGGATCGCTTTGACTTAGCCTATTATCTTATGCTTCTTCATGCGAATGAAGAGAGTGAGTTTGGGGTCTTGAAGACTATGTTTAGTGCATTTTCTTCAACCTTTGATCCACTTGACTACCATATGCTTTGGCATCAACGCAGTGTATTGGAAGCTGTTGGTGCTTTCTGTTCTAATGATCTCCATGTACTTGACATGAGTTTTGTTTCTCAACTGTTGTGTCTTGGGCAATGTCATTGGGCCATCTATGTTGTCCTCCACATGCCTTACCGTGATGATTTCCCAAATCTCCAGGCCACTGTTATTAGGGAAATCTTGTTTCAATACTGTGAGTCCTGGAGTTCACAAGAAAGACACCACCAATTTATTAAAGACTTGGGTGTTCCATCAGCATGGCTGCATGAGGCTATG GCAGTATATTTCCATTACGAAGGGGATCTACTGAAGGCCCTTGAACATTTTGTTGAATGTTCCAATTGGCAAAAAGCTCATTCAATTTTTGTGACTTCCGTTGCTCATTCTTTGTTCTTGTCTG CTAAACATTTGGAGATTTGGAGACTTGCAGTCTCCATGGAAGAGCACAAATCGGAGATTGCAAACTGGGACTTGGGTGCTGGgatttatatttctttttacGTTTTAAAAGATTCTATACGAGATGGTGCCATGTATGACCCG GATTCTCTTGAGAAAAACAAAGCTTCTTGTAGAGAGTTCTTTGACCGCGTAAATGCGTCGTTGGCAGTATGGGGAAGCAGATTGCCAGTTGATGCGAG AGCGACATATTCTGTGATGGCTGAGGAGTTATGTACTATTCTTATATCGGATGGTGGAGAGGCCGCAACGTATGAGGATCAGTTGAGCTGCTTTGAAACGATGTTCAAAGCTCCTCTCCCAGAAGACCTGCACGAATGCCATCTTCAGGATGCAGTATCGGCCTTCACTTGTTATCTTACTGAAATAGCTTCATAG
- the LOC122083034 gene encoding UBP1-associated protein 2A-like has translation MSSISASLQLSISLCAPMTKKRKVDEKVDISVPEPDVNNEEGNGGEGEADIEAEGEAIEVVVVEEEEEDLTKLLEPFDKEQLIDLLRIAVSNDAKVLEEIHRVADLDPAHRKLFVHGLGWETSTEKLREFFSQYGEIEDGNVVLDKASGKSKGYGFLLFKHRRDAQKALIEPQKKIESRMTACQLASAGPVNTVQSNSVTHTQQTQHPSQDTLPKKIYVGNVHSEIPGDKLHAFFSKYGEIEEGPLGFDKQTGRSKGFALFIYKTVEGARKALEEPNKSFDGHQLYCQKATDSHKQRAAAAAPISGGGGAATAPRHVPGAGGFNTLATSGGSFNAQGGAGFNAQEGAMAQQASAASAAQFLGQGYFAGTFPFGPGVPQNQAALAVLAAAGQNPAAFGNPAVLASLNPAWAAAMNASQHPVPSTAQPQAMPGFGMGNQGYHNPQAYQTNNSYQTGPIAQPHQPRPHSAVGQMGGYGAR, from the coding sequence ATGTCATCCATTTCTGCTTCTCTTCaactctctatctctctctgcGCGCCAATGACGAAGAAGCGAAAGGTCGACGAAAAGGTTGACATCTCGGTCCCTGAGCCCGACGTTAACAATGAGGAAGGAaatggaggagaaggagaagcagACATAGAAGCAGAAGGAGAAGCAAtagaagtagtagtagtagaggaagaagaagaagacttgaCAAAACTCTTGGAGCCCTTCGACAAAGAACAACTCATCGATCTTCTACGTATAGCTGTTTCTAATGATGCTAAAGTCCTGGAAGAAATCCACCGAGTTGCCGACCTTGATCCCGCTCACCGTAAGCTCTTTGTGCATGGACTCGGTTGGGAGACCAGCACTGAGAAGCTCCGTGAGTTCTTTTCACAGTACGGCGAAATTGAAGATGGCAACGTTGTCTTAGATAAGGCCTCAGGTAAATCCAAAGGCtatggcttcttgctcttcaagcATCGTCGAGATGCTCAGAAAGCCCTCATTGAGCCTCAGAAGAAGATTGAGTCTCGGATGACCGCGTGTCAGCTTGCATCCGCTGGTCCTGTCAATACGGTTCAGTCGAATTCGGTTACGCATACGCAACAGACTCAGCATCCCTCACAGGATACACTACCTAAGAAGATATACGTAGGTAATGTGCATTCGGAGATTCCTGGTGATAAGTTACATGCTTTCTTCTCCAAGTATGGAGAGATTGAAGAGGGTCCCTTAGGGTTTGATAAACAGACGGGGAGATCCAAGGGTTTTGctctttttatatataagaCTGTGGAAGGGGCAAGGAAGGCTTTAGAAGAACCAAACAAGAGCTTCGATGGGCACCAGTTGTATTGCCAGAAGGCGACCGATAGCCACAAGCAAAGGGCAGCTGCTGCTGCCCCCATCTCTGGAGGTGGCGGCGCCGCTACCGCCCCTAGGCATGTTCCGGGTGCTGGTGGCTTTAATACCTTGGCCACCTCAGGCGGTAGCTTCAATGCACAGGGGGGTGCTGGTTTTAACGCTCAGGAAGGGGCTATGGCTCAGCAGGCTTCGGCCGCCTCTGCTGCACAATTTTTAGGTCAGGGGTACTTTGCTGGAACCTTTCCGTTTGGTCCGGGGGTTCCTCAGAATCAGGCAGCGCTTGCTGTATTGGCCGCCGCTGGGCAGAATCCAGCTGCCTTTGGAAACCCTGCTGTTCTTGCATCGTTGAACCCCGCTTGGGCAGCTGCCATGAATGCTTCCCAACATCCTGTTCCGTCCACAGCGCAACCGCAGGCAATGCCGGGATTTGGAATGGGGAATCAAGGTTATCATAATCCCCAAGCTTATCAAACCAATAACTCGTATCAGACTGGCCCGATCGCGCAGCCTCATCAACCAAGGCCACACTCTGCTGTTGGGCAAATGGGAGGATATGGTGCACGTTAG
- the LOC122075454 gene encoding ABSCISIC ACID-INSENSITIVE 5-like protein 3: MGFISMVSPNRGETAHFPSLARQASQYLDDVQNQLGNSGKPMNSMNLDELVKSVIAAEQNQVFHNAVASSPSSSSSSTANIPENLNLSRSLSRKTVDEVWKEIVQQEPGNADADHDGSVQRQSTLGETTLEDFLVRAGAINIGNQDGVVNAQPPVAIDPMVAASQQTDWMQFQMAAVQQQQQMSVLGSTMPLAVSVFGSSAVDAGYPENQLAPSMPMPLVLATSAESQAAVERKRLRSSDEKMEKTIERRQKRMIKNRESAARSRARKQAYTNNLENDVAQLKEANKELKKEKEMQMLFPFDPSAVPKYQLRRTSSAKF, encoded by the exons ATGGGGTTTATATCCATGGTGTCTCCCAACAGAGGTGAGACGGCCCATTTCCCCTCTCTTGCTAGACAAGCCTCTCAGTACCTTGATGACGTCCAGAACCAGCTAGGGAATTCGGGAAAGCCCATGAATAGCATGAATTTGGATGAGCTGGTAAAGAGTGTCATTGCTGCAGAACAGAACCAGGTATTCCACAATGCTGTTgcttcttctccatcatcatcatcctcgtCTACTGCTAATATTCCTGagaatttgaatttgagtcGATCTCTCAGCAGAAAAACTGTCGATGAGGTTTGGAAAGAAATCGTTCAGCAAGAGCCGGGAAATGCAGATGCAGATCATGATGGGTCAGTGCAGAGGCAATCGACTCTTGGCGAAACCAcccttgaggattttctggtcCGGGCTGGCGCCATTAATATAGGGAATCAAGATGGTGTTGTTAATGCACAGCCACCGGTGGCCATTGATCCCATGGTTGCGGCATCGCAACAGACAGATTGGATGCAGTTTCAGATGGCGGCTGTTCAGCAACAACAGCAGATGTCTGTCTTGGGTTCAACTATGCCCCTTGCTGTATCAGTTTTTGGTAGTTCAGCTGTGGATGCTGGCTACCCTGAGAACCAACTGGCACCATCCATGCCAATGCCTTTAGTGTTGGCTACTTCCGCAGAGTCACAGGCAGCAGTTGAAAGGAAGCGTCTGAGGTCCTCAGatgagaaaatggagaagactattgaaCGGAGGCAGAAAAGGATGATTAAGAACCGGGAATCAGCTGCTCGATCAAGGGCAAGGAAGCAG GCTTATACCAACAACTTGGAGAATGATGTTGCACAGCTAAAGGAAGCAAATAAGGAGcttaaaaaggaaaag